The Rhizobium sp. WSM4643 genome contains the following window.
TGCGCGCTGCGGCAATCTTTCACTGGCAGCATGTGTCTCGACATCATGAGCGCCGATCGGCTTCTCAAGGAAGCGCATGGCGAGGGCCTGACGACCGAGTTCGTCAGCCTGTCTGGAAAGGACATATACTGAGATGTTCGCCACAGTCGTCTGCGCCATCGGCCGAGGATCCCGGCAACGCATGCTCCAGCTTATCGAAACGGCCCGCGCGCAGCTCGCGCACAACGGAAGCCTCCACCTCGTTCACGCGGTGGAGGGCCTACCCTCGTCCGCCTCGCCGGACGATTGGGCGATCGAGGTGATGGCCGCCGCTGAGACCAGACTTTCGGAAGCCCTGCGGTCGACCGACACTCCTGCTTCTATACACGTCCGGGCGGGGAACCCGTCTCAGATCATCGTGGCCATCGCGAAGGTGACCGCCGCCGATCTCGTCGTGATTGCCTCTCACCGGGACGACGTGCTCGACCGGGTCTTTGGCTCGGTCGTGGATCACGTCGTGCAGCGCGCACCATGCTCCGTGCTCGTCTTGCGAACGACCCGGTGAGCAGCGCGCTTCACACGACCCTCTTCGCCTCAGCCTCCCTGACCTGACCGGCGGCGATGTCACGATACAGTTCGGCGGTATGCGACAACAGTCGTGACCCGGTCTCGCAAAGCCGCGACACCTCCTTAGGATATTCCTCCAGCTCGGTCTCGACGAAGTCCGAAAGGACCTCGACCGCATCGCCGTGGTCGATGCTGCAGCCAAGTCTTGTCAGAAATTCAAAGCATCGAAGCCCTCGCCGAGCGGCGGACGCCGTCAAATCCGTGGTGATCGTGGCCGACGTGACGAAGATCTGCTCTTGGATCAGAGCCCCTGCGCAAAATGCGGGTCCGAGGGTAAAGTTGAATGTGGCGCTTGGACTGGGGAGATATGTCATGTGGTGCTCCGCTTGTGGGATGTGGGTTCGGCTCGATCATCGCGGTCATTCCGTTCTGACCGCGCTGCGTCCCGACACGGCTGTGACGGCAATGCCGTAGAAGACGTGAGGAGAACCATCGGGCATCGGGATCTCGTTGGGCTTCATAGAGCCGATCTCCCACCAGTCCGAATACTTTTGGAGAAGCGACCACGCATGGAGCCTTTCGCTTCGTCGCGCATCGCTGTCCGGAAACTCCTCGAACCTGCCTTCGACGACGATGCTCGTCCACCCGCCGGCGCTCGAACGCTGCTCGACGTGAAGGCAGATCTTGTCGTTTCCCCGCATCCAGTCGAGCTTCTTGCCGGGCATGGTGAAGCTATAGGCGACGCCGCCGGAAAAGGCGAAATAGATCGCCGCCACGTAAGGCTGCCCATCCTTGCAGCAGGCGAGATGACCGAAGCGTTCGTTCTCAAGGATTCGGTAGCACTCACCGGGGTTGATCTCCGTCAGCTTGATCGTCATGGCCGTGTTCTCCAGCTTTAATGAAGGCACGATCATAGGAGCTCCGTTGCGCCGCGGCCTTGACAAAGCGCAATGCAAACTCTCTCCGCGGCATGCATCATGACGGCTGTTTAACCTCAGGAGGCCAGCATGAAGGCGCAGTTCCATCTTCCGTTATCGACCTATCCCGACCCGAGTTCCTTCACCGTCATCGACAACGCGATCGACCTCGCTCGGCAGAACGACGCCGATCTCGTCGCCAGCATCCCGCAAGTCCGGATCCCCCAGGTCCATCAGCCCTTTCCCACTTTTATCGATGTCGACACATGGCGGGAACAAGCAGAGCGGTATAGCCGGGACAGCGGGACTTCGCTGCGGGAACACGTCGCCGACGCTATTTCGGAAACTGGCTTCGAGGTGCGAATCCACGGATTCAAGGTCAGGGAACCGTTCGTCTATGAACGCTTTTCTGAAATTGCCAAGTGCTACGACCTTTCCATCGTCGAAGCCTCGGAGCTCTCCCGACAGCTCTCCGAAACGCTGCTATTCGGAAGCGGCCGTCCGCTCGTGCTATTTCCAGCCACCAGGGTCTACTCTCGTGTGGACACGATCGCCGTCGCCTGGGACGGCAGCGCCACTGCAGCGCGCGCCCTTTCCTGCGCACGGGTCCTCATCGAACGCGCGATCAAGGTGCAGGTCATCTCGATCACCGACGACAAGGAGATCGACAAGGCGAACCGCGCCCTCTTGATCTCCTCTTTGAAGCACGCAGGATTGGACGTGGACGACGTTGCGATCCAGGCAGGCGGCGAGACCGCGACCGCCGCCATTCAATCGGCGGCGCTGGAACGAAAGGCAGACCTCCTCGTCGCGGGCGGGTTCGGCCATTCCCGGCTTCGTGAGTTCATCCTCGGCGGCGTCACTCGCGAACTGCTCGCCAAGGCCGAGCTGCCGGTGCTTCTCGCCCATTAGAGGGCGCGAAGGGCGTTGAGAATGACCGCCACGTCGATGGCCTCCTGAAGCAATGCGCCGCCGACCGGCGGAAGGTATCCCGCTCCCGCGAACCCCATCGCGAGGAGCGAGAGACCTATGCCGGCATAGATGCTTTGAACCGCGATCTTGCGGGAACGACGCGCGATGCCGATCGCCGTCGCTATCCTGGTGAGGTCGTCCCGGACGAGCACGATATCGGCGGCCTCCGCGGCCGCCGCAAGGTTCTCGACGCCGACCGCGATTCCGACGTCGGCTGCCGCCAGCGCTGGCGCGTCGTTCACGCCGTCGCCGACCATCAGCACTTTCCCGTGGACGCGTTCCTTTTCGATGACTGCGACTTTGTCTGCGGGAGCGAGCCTCGCCGCGACGTCGTCCAAGCCAAGCGAGCGAGCTATGGCTGTCGCGATAGCCAGTTCGTCGCCGGAAGCCAGGACTATTCGAGAGATCCCTGATGCCCTGAGCTGGCTGACGAGTTGGACAGCGTCTTTGCGAAGCCGGTCCTCGAGCGTGATCGTGCCAGCCGGCGTGCCGTCAAACAGCACCTTTATACGCATTGCACTGCCTGATCCGTTCGGCCCGGACGGCGGAGCTTCTCCGAAATACGTGTCTCCTCCGACGCCCACATGCACGCCATCGACAATCCCGGAGATTCCGGATCCGGCGGTCTCGGTCACCTCCGATGGGCGACTCAGTACCAACCCACGTTTATGCGCCTCGTCCACCAGCGCGCGTCCGACCACATGCCCCGACGCCTGGTCCAGCGAGGCGGCGAGCCGCAGGATCCTGTCGGGGTGTTGCGGTCCTTCGATGTGGCCAACTTCCGGCTGTCCCGCGGTGAGCGTCCCAGTCTTGTCGAACACCGCCACGGTGGCCTGGGCGAGAGCATCGAGAGGTCCCGCGCCCTTCACCAGAACGCCCTCCTTGGCAGCTTTTGAAGTGCCGGCCGCAAGCGCGACGGGTACGGCAAGGATCAACGGACAGGGGGTGGCGACGACCAGCACGGCCACGATCCTTGAAAGGTCTCCGGACATGAATGCCGAGCCTCCTGCAATCGCCACCGTGGCGAATAGGAACCAGACCGAGAACCGGTCGGCCAGGCGCATCAGCTTCGCCTTGGAGCGCCTCGATGCTTCCACGAGCCTGACTATGCCGGCATAGGTGCTGTCCTCGGCGCGGCTCAGAACGCGAATTTCGATCGCGTCCCCCTCGTTCGTGGCGCCGCTCGAAATTTTGCCATCCCTGGCGATGCGCACCGGGAAAGGCTCTCCGGTCAGCACCGCCTGGTCGATCGTCGCGACTTCGCCAACGAGAGTCCCGTCGGCCGGTATGACGTCACCCTTGCGTATCAGGAGCACGTCGCCGACCGCGACCGTCTCGATCGGAATTTCGTCGAAACCGGTTCCGGCAAGCCGCAGGGCCGTCCGCGGCACTTGCGCCAGCAAGGCCGACATGCGCTCGTCGGCGCGACGATGTGCGTATGCCTCCAGAAACTGACCGCCGGAATACATGAGACCGACGATCGCTCCAGCAAGATATTCGCCGAACCATAAGGAGGAGCCCATGGCCAAGGCCGCAATCAGGTCCAGGCCATATTCCTCTTTCCGCAGCTTCCTGGCCATCTCGGTACAAAGAGACAGCAGGATCAAGCTGGTGCAGCCTACCAGGATTAATCGATATCCAAGGCCGTAATCCGTGAGATGAAAAGCGAGTGCAGCCGCAAGCGCAAGGAGCGACGACAGCACCAGAAAGCCCGACCGGGAGCTCCCGTTCCTCAGTCGCGAGAGCCTGGCTTGAGGGTACGTCCACCTGCCCGCCCTCCAAACCGCCGCTGTAACCACCTCTCACCCTCCCATCAATCCGGAAGCCTCAGCGAAACGACTTTGCGCAATCGATGCAGAACGGCGTATAGGGAACCGCAGTTAGCCGCTCCTTGCCGATCGGATGATGGCATTTGACGCATCGCCCATATGTGCCATCGTTCAGCCGGTCGATAGCCGCGTCGATGGCCGCAATCTGGTCGCGCCCCTCGGCTTGCATCTCGCGGAGAACTTCGTCGTTCTCAACCTGGGTCGCGCGCTCCTCGCTGTCCTTCTCGAGCGCCACGCAGAGGTCCGCATCGATCGCTCCGAGACGACGGACAAGATCCTCCTTCATCGTCTGCAACACCGTCTGTACCGAGCTTTTGTTCATTTTAATCGCCTTTCAATCATGCCGGATCAATTTGGGTCCACACGCGATGCCGTCGTAATACCGAACCAAACGCACCGCCTTCGAAAGGCCGTGACCGCATATGCCGCGGTCACAAGTCGTCTGCAGCATATCTCAATGCGATCGGAGCTCCTTGATCCCGGTCAATGCCGCCTGCGCAGGGGCACATAGGCTGTCGCGCGAGCTTTCAGTGAAATCGTTGCGACCAGCCCGGAGACCATGATGAATCTCACGGCGCAGACACCCGCCCCCACCGCACCTACGGCAATCGGTCTGACCGACGTCGAGGCCGCGGAACGCCTTGCCGAGCTCGCGCCAAACACGCTGCCCGAGCCTGAGCCCCCATCGCCGCTGAAGGTGTTCCCCATCCAATTTCGCAACCCGATCATTTACATTCTTTTGCTGGCGTCGGGGCTCTCGTTTGCGACCGGCAGGATCGAGGACGCCCTGTTCATTCTCGTCGTGCTTCTGATCAATGCCTCCATCGGCACGTATCAGGAGTATTCTGCGGATCGGGTGGCCGCCGCCCTTCGCAAGCTCGAGCAGCCGTCGGCCAGGGTCATCGCCGCCGAGTTGGGAAGAGCCGATTCCTCGCAGCCTCCGCTTGTCGCCCGTCTGCTGAAGTTCACGAACGCGCTCGCTCTTTTCGTAGGATTGGCGGCATTGGTGCTGGTAGTCGCCGGCTTCATGCGGGGCCTGCACGATCTTGTCATGATGTCCGTAGGTCTGGCGGTGAGTGCTGTGCCGGAAGGGCTTCCGATCGCCATTTCCGTCGCGCTTGCCGTCAGCATGCGGCGGATGGCCGGCCGCAATGTCATCGTCCGAAGCATGCCGGCGGTGGAGACCCTGGGTTCGACCACGATGATCGCCACGGACAAGACGGGTACCTTGACCAGCAACGTGCAGACGGTGACTGAAATTCGCCTGCCTGATGGCACGGACATCGCTCTGGACGCCCATGCCGATCTCGACAGGTGCTGGACGGCGGCCTGGTCCGCGAGAGGGCGCGCAGGCTGCTGCGCGCACTGCTTGCAAACGAACCCTCGTCCGCCGGGACGACCGCGATCGTTCATCCCGTGTTGCTTGACGAAGATCAAAGACGTCAGCGCATGCGCCGTTATCCTTTCGATATTCAACAAGAGAGGTGATCGAAATGTCCATTCGCACGGTATTGAGCATCCTGAGTTCCAAATATTTCGATGAAGACCTGAAGGCCGCCGTCGAGTTTTGCGGAGCCTCAGGAGCGCATCTCAGCGCGGTCGTGATCTGCATGGGCGCGTCGCCCATGATGGGAGAATATAACTCCCTGTCGACCGTCTGGCTGGAAGAACGCCAGCGCGAAATCGAGGAAATCGTCAAGAAAGCCGAAGAGATCAAGGCGTATCTCTCGCGCACCGACCTGTCCTACGACGTGCA
Protein-coding sequences here:
- a CDS encoding universal stress protein; translated protein: MLQLIETARAQLAHNGSLHLVHAVEGLPSSASPDDWAIEVMAAAETRLSEALRSTDTPASIHVRAGNPSQIIVAIAKVTAADLVVIASHRDDVLDRVFGSVVDHVVQRAPCSVLVLRTTR
- a CDS encoding pyridoxamine 5'-phosphate oxidase family protein codes for the protein MTIKLTEINPGECYRILENERFGHLACCKDGQPYVAAIYFAFSGGVAYSFTMPGKKLDWMRGNDKICLHVEQRSSAGGWTSIVVEGRFEEFPDSDARRSERLHAWSLLQKYSDWWEIGSMKPNEIPMPDGSPHVFYGIAVTAVSGRSAVRTE
- a CDS encoding universal stress protein, with the translated sequence MKAQFHLPLSTYPDPSSFTVIDNAIDLARQNDADLVASIPQVRIPQVHQPFPTFIDVDTWREQAERYSRDSGTSLREHVADAISETGFEVRIHGFKVREPFVYERFSEIAKCYDLSIVEASELSRQLSETLLFGSGRPLVLFPATRVYSRVDTIAVAWDGSATAARALSCARVLIERAIKVQVISITDDKEIDKANRALLISSLKHAGLDVDDVAIQAGGETATAAIQSAALERKADLLVAGGFGHSRLREFILGGVTRELLAKAELPVLLAH
- a CDS encoding heavy metal translocating P-type ATPase translates to MVTAAVWRAGRWTYPQARLSRLRNGSSRSGFLVLSSLLALAAALAFHLTDYGLGYRLILVGCTSLILLSLCTEMARKLRKEEYGLDLIAALAMGSSLWFGEYLAGAIVGLMYSGGQFLEAYAHRRADERMSALLAQVPRTALRLAGTGFDEIPIETVAVGDVLLIRKGDVIPADGTLVGEVATIDQAVLTGEPFPVRIARDGKISSGATNEGDAIEIRVLSRAEDSTYAGIVRLVEASRRSKAKLMRLADRFSVWFLFATVAIAGGSAFMSGDLSRIVAVLVVATPCPLILAVPVALAAGTSKAAKEGVLVKGAGPLDALAQATVAVFDKTGTLTAGQPEVGHIEGPQHPDRILRLAASLDQASGHVVGRALVDEAHKRGLVLSRPSEVTETAGSGISGIVDGVHVGVGGDTYFGEAPPSGPNGSGSAMRIKVLFDGTPAGTITLEDRLRKDAVQLVSQLRASGISRIVLASGDELAIATAIARSLGLDDVAARLAPADKVAVIEKERVHGKVLMVGDGVNDAPALAAADVGIAVGVENLAAAAEAADIVLVRDDLTRIATAIGIARRSRKIAVQSIYAGIGLSLLAMGFAGAGYLPPVGGALLQEAIDVAVILNALRAL
- a CDS encoding TraR/DksA family transcriptional regulator, with protein sequence MNKSSVQTVLQTMKEDLVRRLGAIDADLCVALEKDSEERATQVENDEVLREMQAEGRDQIAAIDAAIDRLNDGTYGRCVKCHHPIGKERLTAVPYTPFCIDCAKSFR